The DNA segment GAGCACACCAGGCTTGAATCCACCTACCTTTCAGCAGAGTAAGATGAAGGCCTGTCAGTGGTGGTAGTGGTGTGACTGAGAGCCCCGCCCTGTGCTGCTCAGCACTGTATTTCCTCTgcagttattattatgatcattgTCTTGGATTTCCAAATTTAGTTTTGATGCAAATTTGTgtcatgaaatgttttaaaagacaCAATTTTCCACAATTAGGGGACTTAAATTTCTTTCTCAATTAATGTCAtacagcttttttaaaaaaagttactTGTGGAGGAAATACAGATCAGTCTTCCATTCCTTGTCTGCTTATGCTGACAGCCCCACTTGAGTGTAATCTGTCTTTTGGGTGtctgatgtattacttgattgTGCAATGAATTTCACCAATGACTTTGCTCATGCTGCCCCAGTGTTGGATTGCAACATTCAACAAAATGGATGATTAAATGTCGTTTGTCTTCTTCCAGCTGACCTTTCTCAGGTGTGGCCCGAGGCAAACCAGCACTTTAGCAAAGAGATAGACGATGAGGCAAACAGTTACTTCCAGCGCATCTACAACCACCCACCTCACCCGACCATGTCCGTGGATGAAGTATGTAcccattttattcttttcttgcATATATACaaactttgtaaaaaaaaatgtgttcatgaaAAATTGTCCACTGTTTACTAGTTCTACTCATCAATGTTCTAAATGTTACTGTGCTTCAAATTCACTCATCTCCCACTGCGTTATTGTGCAGGTACTCGAGATGCTGCAGAGGTTCAAGGATTCAACCATCAAGCGGGAGCGAGAGGTCTTCAACTGCATGCTTCGGAACTTGTTTGAGGAATACCGGTTCTTCCCCCAGTACCCAGACAAGGAGCTGCACATCACTGCCTGCCTTTTTGGTGGAATTATCGAGAAGGGTCTCGTCACCTACATGGCCCTTGGCTTAGCCCTCCGATATGTCCTTGAAGCCTTAAGAAAACCCTATGGATCCAAAATGTATTACTTTGGAATAGCTGCCCTAGATAGGTTCAAAAACAGGTATTAATgtgctttaaaagaaaaggtttAACATAGCACCTGTCGTTTTATGTCATGCTAATGTATCTTATATTTTTAGACTAAAGGACTATCCTCAGTATTGTCAACACTTGGCTTCAATTGCCCACTTCTTGCAGTTTCCCCACCATTTACAAGAGGTAATCAGGTTTCCTTAATTTATGTTGTAACCATTTTAAAGCTTTAGTTTCTCCTCTCTGATGACAGAAAGGGTATTCCACATACTGATAGATTAAATCTCCCGCTCTGTATCTTTCAATATCCTGTGTGTGCAGTATATCGAGTATGGCCAACAGTCACGGGACCCTCCGGTGAAGATGCAAGGCTCCATCACCACACCTGGTAGTCTGGCACTGGCACAAGTTCAAGCCCAGTCCCAATCGCAGCCACCTGGTGGCCCTAAAGCCCCACAGCCAGGTCCGCCCAGCACCCTCGTCACCCCCTCCACGACTACAACCACAGCAGCAAAGACCACCACAATTACAAGACCAACGCCCAGCACCTTCAAGAAGGATGTGCCGGTGAGTTGATTGTCCACTCTTAGCAATTGGTTTACGTTTTTATGCATGAAACTCATACACGTATAAAGTCCTTACTACTGTTTCAAAAGCTAAACTGTCCTTGTTCCTCTTTGCAGCCCTCCATAAACACTACCAACATTGACACACTGCTGGTGGCGACTGACCAAAACGAAAGAATTGTAGagcctccagagaatgtccaggAGAAGATCGCTTTTATCTTCAACAACCTGTCCCAGTCCAACATGACACAGAAGGTAAAGGGGACACTAACAAAACATTCACTGTAGTCCgaagaaaacatgaatgtttaataaccttttttttaatattaaccATATGTTCTATTTCTCAGGTGGAGGAGTTGAAAGAGACTGTGAAGGATGAGTTTATGCCCTGGGTGTCTCAGTACCTCGTGATGAAGCGTGTCAGCATTGAGCCCAACTTCCACAGTCTGTACTCCAACTTTCTGGACACTCTCAAGAACCCAGAGTTTGTCAAGATGGTCCTCAATGAGACTTACAGGAACATCAAGGTAAAAGAGTGGAAGAGGGCGGCTTTAAATGCGCATTTTCCTGCCTATTTTCTtagtgtaaaacattttttaacccATTAAGGGTCATCATTTCTGAAATACTCACATTTCCCTATTATCTGTTTTTCAGGTGCTCTTGACCTCGGACAAGGCAGCTGCCAATTTCTCTGATCGCTCCCTGCTGAAGAATCTGGGCCACTGGTTGGGGATGATAACACTGGCTAAGAACAAGCCCATCCTCTATACAGTAAGAATTTGTAACACGTTCACTGGCTCTGTTGTATCATTATGGGATGGATCACCTgtcagatttttaaatatatttttccttttcccagGATCTGGAAGTCAAGTCTCTGCTACTAGAAGCCTACGTGAAAGGCCAGCAGGAATTACTTTATGTGGTTCCCTTTGTGGCGAAGGTTTTGGAATCTAGTCTGCGGAGCATGGTGAGCAACACAGAAAGCAACtgaaagacattttcattcaaatgGCATTTCTTTATACCACTGCCCTTATCAAACTACTGTAATTTACTTAATTCCCCCTCAATGAattaacaaatgtgttttttttatgctgtaGGTTTTCAGGCCCCAGAATCCCTGGACTATGGCCATCATGAATGTCCTTGCTGAGCTTCATCAGGAACATGACCTCAAGGTAAAACAAATACTCCTCCCCTTAACCCTAGTAGCCATAGAAACCCAAGCCCTGATCTCATTGGAATCATAGTGAGAAGGACACTGCTTGTcctttttattaacatttttgatTTGGTGATGTATATGCACTAATCTTACCACATAAGTCATATCCAATCATATCTGTATTTTAACTAATACAGCCAAAATAGGCCTAAACCCTCATGTTGTCAAGTGGCTATTCTGCATTTACCAATAACTCCAATATGTTCCAGTTGAACTTAATTACAACTTTTCATTCAATGGTACCTTTGTACAATTATGACATGTATCAGTAGACAAGTGTAATTGTATTGCTCACATTgatctcttgttttttttttttttgcagcttaaCTTAAAGTTTGAAATTGAAGTTCTGTGTAAGAACTTGTCTCTGGACATAAATGACCTGAAGCCTGGAACCCTCCTGAAGGACAAGGACAAGCTGAAGTGTCTGGAGGAGCAACTTTCTGCACCAAAGAAGGAGGCAAAACCCCCGGAGGAGTTGCTACCAGTCTCTACCACAGGTGGATACTAAATACTTTTTGGTTCTCAACCTGCTCCTACATCTGGATTATGTTGTCAGCCAGAGATGATCAGTTTAATGCAACAACCAACATGTCACCATCTTAAATTATAGTCTAACTTGTCTGTGTTAGGATTCACCTGTCttattgtttaaatgttttggtcCTCGGGTCTACATATCCTgcttaaatgcattttaattattgttgtaatttatttgcttgctttttattaatgtttgtgGACAGTGATATTAATCCCATTATAGTCTTTTGTCCAACAGGGGACTTTGTCCCATTCGCAGCTCCTCCCTCAACCCCAGCTGCCACCACCACCGCCTGCACAACCACTGGGCCCCCGACCCCACAGTTCAGTTACCATGACATCAATGTGTACGCCTTGGCTGGCCTGGCTCCACACATCAATATAAATGTCAATGTAAGTGTTAAAACCCCTGAAGACAAACGCACCTCGTCTCgcgtcttttctttctcctgttgaaaaatattttcttctcctttcttgACTTTTCTCTCACGTTTCTCCATCTTCCCTCTTCAGATCCCTCTGCTACAGGCCCATCCTCAGTTGAAGCAGTGTGTACGGCAATCAGTAGAGCGAGCCGTCCAGGAGCTAGTGCATCCTGTGGTTGATCGCTCTATTAAAATTGCTATGACAACCTGTGAGCAGATCATCAGGAAGGACTTTGCCCTGGATTCAGAGGAGTCCCGCATGCGGGTCGCTGCCCATCATATGATGAGAAACCTGACCGCTGGCATGGCCATGATCACCTGCCGCGAGCCGCTGCTCATGAGCATCGCCACCAACCTGAAGAACAgttttgctgctgctctcagggTAAGATGAAGAACATGAAGGCAAACATCAACAATTATTGAACCATAAGAAATGGAGAAAGCTTAATTTCCCCCAAACACCcacctttcctttcttttttgtctAATAACCTGCAACATTCCCACTTCTTTAACTTCAACTGTTTATTCTCTCAGGCACCAACCCCACAACAAAGGGAAATGATGGAAGAGGCTGCTGCTCGGATCGCTCAAGACAACTGTGAATTAGCTTGTTGTTTCATTCAGAAAACGGCTGTGGAGAAGGCTGGTCCTGAAATGGACAAGAGACTGGCCACGGTGAGACCTGCAGAAGAAAAAACGAAAATATGAATGCATTTCTTATCCATCAACTGTGGACAATGTCACATCAGCATTAAGTTATTAAGCCATTAATTAGCATtgtagataataataataatactggaAACTGAACAGTCCAAGTCTAATAACAGGTTTTCTGTTGTATTCTggaaatgtgcatgttttactGCCACCGGGTCTAAAGACAATATTGGCAAACTTCAACAACAAGCCTCAATAAGTGGAAAGTGTGTAATTTCCATTCTCGTCTTTTGTGTTATTCAgtttacataaatatattaaactaAAGTAAACTGTAATAAAAATTGTATGATTTCTTAATCTGGTATTTCTTATTCTAGGAGTTTGAGCTGAGGAAGCACGCACGCCAGGAGGGACGGCGTTATTGTGATCCGGTTGTCCTGACTTACCAAGCTGAACGTATGCCCGAGCAGATAAGACTCAAGGTAAGATCCCTGGAACATCCAGTCTCctgaatatcatttaaaataagaGACCATCTGTTGTGATTGTGAACACCAGCTTTGAACAGGTCTTATTTTCTTGGTAGCTCACTTACAGGAACCTTCCAGTATGTCCAGTAGGATTATGATGATTCAGCAATTTTTTTCACGCTGCCGTCAGTCCCTggacacattttaacaaacttCATGTCCATCTTTCAGGTGGGAGGAGTGGACCCGAAGCAACTGGCTGTGTATGAGGAGTTTGCCAGAAATGTTCCCGGTTTCCTCCCCAGTAATGATCTCTCACAACCCACTGGCTTCCTGGCTCAGCCCATGAAGGTGAGGCCCTGGTGACGATTAACACAATTCTTCAGTGctcattaaaatgattgtgAATCTGATTTATGCCAATTGTATTccttaaaaaatacaatacagttTATAAGAAAATGAAATCGCTAACACCTGACTAAGTGCTCCGTGTGTCATGTCAGGTAAAGTAGCACCACAGGTGAATATTGCCATTTTAAGCCCTCAGAACTAAATCCCATGTCCCTctatgtttgtttacagcaacagGCATGGGCCACAGACGATGTGGCTCAGATCTACGATAAGTGCATGGCAGACTTAGAGCAACATCTTCATGCTATCCCCCCCGCCCTCGCCATGAACCCCTTGACCCAGTCCCTGCGCAGCCTGCTGGAGGCAGTGGCTTTGGCACGGAACTCCAGGGACGGCATCGCCGCACTTGGCCTCCTGCAGAAGGTAGAGTGGTTACTTCTGTAGCTCCAGTTAAGTCTGAAGTCCTAGTATCCATTTGTATTGGCGTGCTTTACTAAGTTGGTTTCTCCATTTCTTCCAGGCTGTTGAAGGTCTTCTTGATGCCACTAGTGGGGCTGATGCCGACCTGCTGCTCCGCTACAGAGAGTGCCACCTGCTGGTGCTCAAAGCCCTGCAGGACGGACGTGCCTATGGACCACAGTGGTGCAATAAGCAGATCACCAGGTGAATTATCATATTCTCTGTGGTGCACGACACAAGGTGACTCCTTACACAGGATGTTTTGTAAAGATTAATGTCTGATTTACCTGGTGTTTGTGGTTACAGGTGTCTGATAGAATGCCGTGATGAGTACAAATACAACGTAGAAGCTGTTGAGCTTCTGATCAGGAACCATCTTGTGAATATGCAGCAGTATGACTTACACCTGGCACAGGTACAAAATACACACTTAAACAGTCTGTAGTTAacattgatattttattttctatctcTACAGCTTATTTTGGGGCTTGGTGTAGTAATATGAACATGATGATGGTACATTGGCACTTGATTTATTCctgtaatttaatttttgtcattttcttttttcttccagtcTATGGAAAATGGATTGCACTACATGGCAGTTGCGTTCGCCATGCAGTtagtgaagctgctgctcgtAGATGAACGCAGTGTCAGCCATGTCACAGAGGCTGACCTCTTCCACACCATTGAGACTTTGATGAGGACTTGTGCACACTCCAGAGCCAACGCACCTGAGGGGTAAAGAACTGCTGCAGTGCTAAAACTGTTTATCATTTGCTGTTGTACATTATCTGTAGGTTTCAAGTTTCCATTTGAGAATATGGCTACACTGATGGCAGGAGTAGTCTGGGCCCCAGTGTAAAGTACTAAGTCCCTGTTGTGATTATCTGAAACACTGAATTTGACTGATTACCAAGTCCACATAGTAAACAAAGAATGTACTACTTGTTGGCCCAGTTGCAGTACTTTGACAACCCACTACACTTTGTATCAGGGTCACACTGGATCTAATCCATATAGTATTTACCAGgttattttagattttctgcCATTTGAAGCTAATTTATTAAATGCACATGGAGTGGCTGTATTCACTAAAGCTTTAACACTGACTGCTCGTTTTGTCCTCgtcctcagtcttccccagcTCATGGATGTTGTGCGCTCCAATTACGAAGCCATGATTGACCGGGCCCACGGTGGACCCAACTTTATGATGCACTCTGGGATTTCACAGGCTTCAGAATACGACGATCCCCCAGGCCTGAGGGAGAAGGCGGAGTACCTGTTGAGGGAATGGGTGAACCTGTatcactcagctgctgctggcAGGGACAGTACCAAAGCATTCTCTGCCTTTGTTGGCCAGGTAAACACTTATTTATCAATTCTGTAAAAATGCCCTGAAATCCATTGCTCCTCGTGTTAACCTCACGTCTCCCGCTTTTGTCTCCAGATGCACGGACAGGGAATCTTAAAGACTGATGACCTGATCACAAGGTTCTTTCGGCTGtgcacagaaatgtgtgtggAGATCAGCTATCGGGCAcaagctgagcagcagcacaaccCAGCAGCCAGCGCAGCCATCATCAGAGCCAAGTGTTACCACAACCTGGATGCCTTTGTGAGGCTGATAGCCCTGCTGGTCAAACACTCTGGAGAGGCCACCAACACAGTGACAAAGATCAACCTCCTCAACAAGGTACAGAAggttataatatatataattactaAATATATCTAAGTAGAGGGATATTCTTCTCAAACTGTTACATGAATACGGGCATGTGTGATGTAGATTCAAACAGGCAGCTGATAAAAGCCTCACTTGATTATTTCCCATGTAAACCCTGATTTCTTGATTCTGATCACGTTCTCCTTTCTTGCCTTTAGGTGCTGGGTATCGTTGTTGGGGTGTTGATCCAGGACCATGATGTCCGTCAGACAGAATTCCAACAGCTGCCATACCACCGCATTTTCATCATGCTGCTGTTGGAGCTCAATGCTCCTGAACACGTCCTCGAGACCATCAACTTCCAGACACTCACTGCCTTCTGGTAAGACCTTCATGAGCATCAACCGTGACTGAGTTACTATATTCAGTTTGTAGTTTAAATGCATAGTTAGTGGttaaagatgttttctttgGATTAACTTTTTCCCTCCATCTGCAGCAATACCTTCCACATCCTGAGACCCACCAAGGCCCCTGGCTTTGTGTACGCCTGGCTGGAACTCATCTCCCATCGCATCTTCATTGCCAGAATGCTCGCGCACACACCACAGCAGAAGGTAATCAACAACAATGCTATTTTgacaaacttttttaaaaaaatcttacatttgattttctttatagACTTATCTCCCTGTTTTCCCTAAACTTGCAGTTTTTGAATTTTGGTCTAATTGCCTGTTCTCTTCCAGGGTTGGCCCATGTACGCACAGCTGCTGATTGATCTCTTCAAGTACCTGGCACCTTTCCTGAGGAATGTAGAACTCAACAAACCTATGCAAATCCTCTACAAGGTGCTCTCTCCTGTTTCCTTAGCAACAGCTGCCTGTATCAGACAAGTTCAGCAAAAGCGTTTCTGTCCCCTTGGTTGCATGAAGATGTTCtaatctttttaaaatgtgctgtttcAGGGTACACTGCGAGTGCTCCTGGTCCTGCTGCACGACTTCCCAGAGTTCCTGTGTGACTATCACTACGGCTTCTGTGACGTTATTCCACCCAACTGCATCCAGCTCCGCAACCTCATCCTCAGTGCCTTCCCACGCAACATGAGGCTCCCGGACCCGTTCACACCCAATCTCAAGGTACAGTCTCCCTTTCTCttaaagcagcagtttgagTTTGTAATAATGATATCGGTCACCACAAATTGGTCAGGCTTTAGTTTGGATTATTTATTAGGAGACTTAACACATGATGTAATAAATTAATGTTTctatctaccccccccccccacccccccgcagGTGGACATGCTGAGTGAGATCAACATCGCTCCCCGTATCCTCACCAACTTCACAGGCGTCATGCCTTCCCAGTTCAAGAAGGACCTGGACTCGTATCTGAAGACCCGATCACCAGTCACTTTCCTCTCAGAGCTGCGCAGCAACCTGCAGGTAAGACCAGTGTCGATCTGTTCAACCTTATTATTGTTACTCTGAGGATTAATATGCTCCAATTAATATTAATGCTTTAATGATTCTTTCTGTCTCCAGGTGTCCAATGAGCCAGGAAATCGCTACAACATCCAGCTGATCAATGCTCTCGTGCTGTACGTAGGCACACAGGCCATCGCTCACATCCACAACAAGGGCAGCACGCCCTCCATGAGCACCATCACTCACTCTGCACACATGGACATCTTCCAGAACCTGGCTGTGGACCTGGACACTGAGGGTAAGGAAGCatatctttgttttctgtccaatGGTAGATGAGTCCTGGGAGGTTTACAACTTTTCAGGCCATTGTCATTAACCATCTTCTAAGATGGTTTGATATTACATGGAATTTTTCTGGCTTCTGTGTGGTTTTGAGGTGTATTAACATTTGGTGATACCTTAAGTTTTACCAGTCTTACTTAGTAGTGCATTTTGTATTTGGTGTAACTCTTGATATGTTCTGCATTTAAAAACCAGAATCACTCTGATCATATTTCTGCTGTCATGTCTCCTCAGGGCGTTACCTGTTCTTGAACGCGATCGCAAATCAGCTGCGTTACCCCAACAGTCACACCCACTACTTCAGCTGCACCATGCTCTACCTGTTTGCTGAAGCCAACACAGAGGCCATCCAAGAGCAGATCACCAGGTGAGTCTGAGTGACAAAGGAAAAGTTATCCATCACTAAGTTAGGTATTTTCTCTGTATTAAAGCTTTGTGTCTCCCTCAGGGTTCTGCTGGAGAGGCTGATCGTGAACAGGCCTCACCCCTGGGGTCTCCTCATCACCTTCATCGAGCTGATCAAGAATCCTGCCTTCAAGTTCTGGAGCCACGACTTTGTGCACTGTGCCCCTGAGATTGAAAAGTAGGTTCCCTGTCGGACTCATTGATGTTTTAATGGTGTTGATGATTTATAATAAAGAAACTAGAATGACAGTCAGTGGATCCAACAGTCCACTTaacaaactgcatttaaattcactagatcaggacttttatttggatcctcTCTGCACATGttcgtagatatcagtcctcttaatCAGATTtatgaatgattccctgggaagtTGGTGAAATTTTCAATCAACGGCCTATCTCATCTTAtctaatgttaaagaaaagaatc comes from the Hippoglossus hippoglossus isolate fHipHip1 chromosome 6, fHipHip1.pri, whole genome shotgun sequence genome and includes:
- the cnot1 gene encoding CCR4-NOT transcription complex subunit 1 isoform X1; translated protein: MNLDSLSLALSQISYLVDNLIKKNYRASQQEIQHIVNRHGPEADRHLLRCLFSHVDFSGDGKSSGKDFHQTQFLIQECVSLISKPNFISTLCYAIDNPLHYQKSLKPSAHLFTQLSKVLKLSKVQEVIFGLALLNSSNTDLRGFAAQFVKQKLPDLLRSYVDADLGGNQEGGFQDIAIEVLHLLLSHLLFGQKGASGVGQEQIDAFLKTLCRDFPQERCPVVLAPLLYPEKRDILMDRILPDSGELAKTMMESSLSEFMQEVGYGFCASVDECRNIILQYGVREVTASQVARVLGMMARTHSGLTDGIPLQSISAPGSGIWSDGKDKNDGSQAHTWNVEVLIDVVKEVNPSLNFKEVTYELDHAGFSIRDSKGLQIVVYGIQRGLGIEVFPVDLIYRPWKHAEGQLSFIQHSLMSPEVFCFADYPCHNVATDILKAPPEDDNREIATWKSLDLVESLLRLSEVGQYEQVKQLFSFPIKLCPDMLVLALLQISTSWHTLRHELISTLMPIFLGNHPNSAIILHYAWHGQGQSPSIRQLIMHSMAEWYMRGEQYDQAKLSRILDVAQDLKSLSMLLNGTPFAFVIDLAALASRREYLKLDKWLTDKIREHGEPFIQACVTFLKRRCPSIMGGLAPDKDQPKSAQLPPETLATMLACLQSCAGSVSQELSETILTMVANCSNVMNKARQPPPGVMPKGRAPSTSSLDAISPVQVSLSMDPLSGMGSLNLGGTATSHTQSMQGFPTSLSSAFSNPQSPAKAFPPLSNPNPSTPFGGIGSLSSQLPGMDSGPLSTGISSSIGASLGMPTVSTDPFGTRKMSTPGLNPPTFQQTDLSQVWPEANQHFSKEIDDEANSYFQRIYNHPPHPTMSVDEVLEMLQRFKDSTIKREREVFNCMLRNLFEEYRFFPQYPDKELHITACLFGGIIEKGLVTYMALGLALRYVLEALRKPYGSKMYYFGIAALDRFKNRLKDYPQYCQHLASIAHFLQFPHHLQECVQYIEYGQQSRDPPVKMQGSITTPGSLALAQVQAQSQSQPPGGPKAPQPGPPSTLVTPSTTTTTAAKTTTITRPTPSTFKKDVPPSINTTNIDTLLVATDQNERIVEPPENVQEKIAFIFNNLSQSNMTQKVEELKETVKDEFMPWVSQYLVMKRVSIEPNFHSLYSNFLDTLKNPEFVKMVLNETYRNIKVLLTSDKAAANFSDRSLLKNLGHWLGMITLAKNKPILYTDLEVKSLLLEAYVKGQQELLYVVPFVAKVLESSLRSMVFRPQNPWTMAIMNVLAELHQEHDLKLNLKFEIEVLCKNLSLDINDLKPGTLLKDKDKLKCLEEQLSAPKKEAKPPEELLPVSTTVFCPTGDFVPFAAPPSTPAATTTACTTTGPPTPQFSYHDINVYALAGLAPHININVNIPLLQAHPQLKQCVRQSVERAVQELVHPVVDRSIKIAMTTCEQIIRKDFALDSEESRMRVAAHHMMRNLTAGMAMITCREPLLMSIATNLKNSFAAALRAPTPQQREMMEEAAARIAQDNCELACCFIQKTAVEKAGPEMDKRLATEFELRKHARQEGRRYCDPVVLTYQAERMPEQIRLKVGGVDPKQLAVYEEFARNVPGFLPSNDLSQPTGFLAQPMKQQAWATDDVAQIYDKCMADLEQHLHAIPPALAMNPLTQSLRSLLEAVALARNSRDGIAALGLLQKAVEGLLDATSGADADLLLRYRECHLLVLKALQDGRAYGPQWCNKQITRCLIECRDEYKYNVEAVELLIRNHLVNMQQYDLHLAQSMENGLHYMAVAFAMQLVKLLLVDERSVSHVTEADLFHTIETLMRTCAHSRANAPEGLPQLMDVVRSNYEAMIDRAHGGPNFMMHSGISQASEYDDPPGLREKAEYLLREWVNLYHSAAAGRDSTKAFSAFVGQMHGQGILKTDDLITRFFRLCTEMCVEISYRAQAEQQHNPAASAAIIRAKCYHNLDAFVRLIALLVKHSGEATNTVTKINLLNKVLGIVVGVLIQDHDVRQTEFQQLPYHRIFIMLLLELNAPEHVLETINFQTLTAFCNTFHILRPTKAPGFVYAWLELISHRIFIARMLAHTPQQKGWPMYAQLLIDLFKYLAPFLRNVELNKPMQILYKGTLRVLLVLLHDFPEFLCDYHYGFCDVIPPNCIQLRNLILSAFPRNMRLPDPFTPNLKVDMLSEINIAPRILTNFTGVMPSQFKKDLDSYLKTRSPVTFLSELRSNLQVSNEPGNRYNIQLINALVLYVGTQAIAHIHNKGSTPSMSTITHSAHMDIFQNLAVDLDTEGRYLFLNAIANQLRYPNSHTHYFSCTMLYLFAEANTEAIQEQITRVLLERLIVNRPHPWGLLITFIELIKNPAFKFWSHDFVHCAPEIEKLFQSVAQCCMGQKQAQQVMEGTSAS
- the cnot1 gene encoding CCR4-NOT transcription complex subunit 1 isoform X9: MNLDSLSLALSQISYLVDNLIKKNYRASQQEIQHIVNRHGPEADRHLLRCLFSHVDFSGDGKSSGKDFHQTQFLIQECVSLISKPNFISTLCYAIDNPLHYQKSLKPSAHLFTQLSKVLKLSKVQEVIFGLALLNSSNTDLRGFAAQFVKQKLPDLLRSYVDADLGGNQEGGFQDIAIEVLHLLLSHLLFGQKGASGVGQEQIDAFLKTLCRDFPQERCPVVLAPLLYPEKRDILMDRILPDSGELAKTMMESSLSEFMQEVGYGFCASVDECRNIILQYGVREVTASQVARVLGMMARTHSGLTDGIPLQSISAPGSGIWSDGKDKNDGSQAHTWNVEVLIDVVKEVNPSLNFKEVTYELDHAGFSIRDSKGLQIVVYGIQRGLGIEVFPVDLIYRPWKHAEGQLSFIQHSLMSPEVFCFADYPCHNVATDILKAPPEDDNREIATWKSLDLVESLLRLSEVGQYEQVKQLFSFPIKLCPDMLVLALLQISTSWHTLRHELISTLMPIFLGNHPNSAIILHYAWHGQGQSPSIRQLIMHSMAEWYMRGEQYDQAKLSRILDVAQDLKSLSMLLNGTPFAFVIDLAALASRREYLKLDKWLTDKIREHGEPFIQACVTFLKRRCPSIMGGLAPDKDQPKSAQLPPETLATMLACLQSCAGSVSQELSETILTMVANCSNVMNKARQPPPGVMPKGRAPSTSSLDAISPVQMDPLSGMGSLNLGGTATSHTQSMQGFPTSLSSAFSNPQSPAKAFPPLSNPNPSTPFGGIGSLSSQLPGMDSGPLSTGISSSIGASLGMPTVSTDPFGTRKMSTPGLNPPTFQQTDLSQVWPEANQHFSKEIDDEANSYFQRIYNHPPHPTMSVDEVLEMLQRFKDSTIKREREVFNCMLRNLFEEYRFFPQYPDKELHITACLFGGIIEKGLVTYMALGLALRYVLEALRKPYGSKMYYFGIAALDRFKNRLKDYPQYCQHLASIAHFLQFPHHLQEYIEYGQQSRDPPVKMQGSITTPGSLALAQVQAQSQSQPPGGPKAPQPGPPSTLVTPSTTTTTAAKTTTITRPTPSTFKKDVPPSINTTNIDTLLVATDQNERIVEPPENVQEKIAFIFNNLSQSNMTQKVEELKETVKDEFMPWVSQYLVMKRVSIEPNFHSLYSNFLDTLKNPEFVKMVLNETYRNIKVLLTSDKAAANFSDRSLLKNLGHWLGMITLAKNKPILYTDLEVKSLLLEAYVKGQQELLYVVPFVAKVLESSLRSMVFRPQNPWTMAIMNVLAELHQEHDLKLNLKFEIEVLCKNLSLDINDLKPGTLLKDKDKLKCLEEQLSAPKKEAKPPEELLPVSTTGDFVPFAAPPSTPAATTTACTTTGPPTPQFSYHDINVYALAGLAPHININVNIPLLQAHPQLKQCVRQSVERAVQELVHPVVDRSIKIAMTTCEQIIRKDFALDSEESRMRVAAHHMMRNLTAGMAMITCREPLLMSIATNLKNSFAAALRAPTPQQREMMEEAAARIAQDNCELACCFIQKTAVEKAGPEMDKRLATEFELRKHARQEGRRYCDPVVLTYQAERMPEQIRLKVGGVDPKQLAVYEEFARNVPGFLPSNDLSQPTGFLAQPMKQQAWATDDVAQIYDKCMADLEQHLHAIPPALAMNPLTQSLRSLLEAVALARNSRDGIAALGLLQKAVEGLLDATSGADADLLLRYRECHLLVLKALQDGRAYGPQWCNKQITRCLIECRDEYKYNVEAVELLIRNHLVNMQQYDLHLAQSMENGLHYMAVAFAMQLVKLLLVDERSVSHVTEADLFHTIETLMRTCAHSRANAPEGLPQLMDVVRSNYEAMIDRAHGGPNFMMHSGISQASEYDDPPGLREKAEYLLREWVNLYHSAAAGRDSTKAFSAFVGQMHGQGILKTDDLITRFFRLCTEMCVEISYRAQAEQQHNPAASAAIIRAKCYHNLDAFVRLIALLVKHSGEATNTVTKINLLNKVLGIVVGVLIQDHDVRQTEFQQLPYHRIFIMLLLELNAPEHVLETINFQTLTAFCNTFHILRPTKAPGFVYAWLELISHRIFIARMLAHTPQQKGWPMYAQLLIDLFKYLAPFLRNVELNKPMQILYKGTLRVLLVLLHDFPEFLCDYHYGFCDVIPPNCIQLRNLILSAFPRNMRLPDPFTPNLKVDMLSEINIAPRILTNFTGVMPSQFKKDLDSYLKTRSPVTFLSELRSNLQVSNEPGNRYNIQLINALVLYVGTQAIAHIHNKGSTPSMSTITHSAHMDIFQNLAVDLDTEGRYLFLNAIANQLRYPNSHTHYFSCTMLYLFAEANTEAIQEQITRVLLERLIVNRPHPWGLLITFIELIKNPAFKFWSHDFVHCAPEIEKLFQSVAQCCMGQKQAQQVMEGTSAS